One genomic region from Cellulomonas hominis encodes:
- a CDS encoding sugar ABC transporter substrate-binding protein: protein MRRSMFLATAAVTATGLLLAGCASGDDSSGGSTETEGGTTTAKVGVILPDSKSSARWETADRKYLEEAFQAAGVDYDIQNAQGDKTQFQTIADQMITSGVNVLMIVNLDSGSGKAVLSKAQSQGIATIDYDRLTLGGGADYYVSFDNVEVGRLQGQGLEKCLTDAGKTTANIVYLNGSPTDNNATLFNEGAVEALSTKVDGGEYTVVADQAVPDWDNQQAGTIFEQMYTETGGKIDGVLAANDGLGNAAIAILKKNGVNGTVPVTGQDATDQGLQNILAGDQCMTVYKAVKKEADAAAALAVALADGEDPSDQATATVTDTESGEDVASVLLSPEAIYFDDVKDVIADGYTTKENVCTAELADACAQAGIS from the coding sequence ACGGAGACCGAGGGCGGGACCACCACCGCCAAGGTCGGCGTGATCCTGCCCGACTCCAAGTCGTCCGCGCGGTGGGAGACCGCCGACCGCAAGTACCTGGAGGAGGCGTTCCAGGCGGCGGGGGTCGACTACGACATCCAGAACGCGCAGGGTGACAAGACGCAGTTCCAGACGATCGCCGACCAGATGATCACCAGCGGCGTCAACGTGCTGATGATCGTCAACCTCGACTCCGGCTCCGGCAAGGCCGTGCTGTCCAAGGCCCAGTCCCAGGGCATAGCGACGATCGACTACGACCGCCTCACCCTCGGCGGCGGGGCCGACTACTACGTCTCGTTCGACAACGTCGAGGTCGGCCGGCTGCAGGGGCAGGGGCTCGAGAAGTGCCTGACCGACGCCGGGAAGACGACCGCGAACATCGTCTACCTCAACGGCTCGCCGACCGACAACAACGCGACGCTGTTCAACGAGGGCGCCGTGGAGGCGCTGTCCACGAAGGTCGACGGCGGCGAGTACACCGTGGTCGCCGACCAGGCCGTGCCCGACTGGGACAACCAGCAGGCCGGCACGATCTTCGAGCAGATGTACACCGAGACCGGCGGGAAGATCGACGGGGTGCTCGCGGCGAACGACGGCCTCGGCAACGCGGCGATCGCGATCCTCAAGAAGAACGGGGTCAACGGCACCGTGCCGGTCACGGGCCAGGACGCCACCGACCAGGGGCTGCAGAACATCCTGGCCGGCGACCAGTGCATGACGGTCTACAAGGCGGTCAAGAAGGAGGCCGACGCGGCCGCCGCGCTGGCCGTCGCCCTGGCCGACGGGGAGGACCCCTCGGACCAGGCGACCGCGACCGTCACCGACACCGAGTCGGGCGAGGACGTCGCCTCGGTGCTGCTCTCGCCCGAGGCGATCTACTTCGACGACGTGAAGGACGTCATCGCCGACGGCTACACCACGAAGGAGAACGTCTGCACCGCCGAGCTCGCCGACGCGTGCGCCCAGGCGGGCATCTCCTGA
- a CDS encoding ATP-binding cassette domain-containing protein, translated as MTETVADDRPTAPDASPPTLEVRGGHKNFGAVHALRGVDLVACAGEVTALVGDNGAGKSTLIKCVAGIYPFDAGEVLFQGRPARISDPAAANELGIEVVYQDLALCDNLDIVHNMFLGRELRKGIRLDEDAMETRAAQVLASLSVRTVRSIRQHVASLSGGQRQTVAIARAVLWNSTLVILDEPTAALGVAQTEQVLQLVRRLADAGLAVILVSHNMNDVFAVADSISVLYLGQTAAQVRAASTSRAEIIELITSGSMGAGRPAGPPAGPSTDGSPS; from the coding sequence ATGACCGAGACCGTCGCCGACGACCGCCCCACCGCCCCCGACGCGTCCCCGCCGACGCTCGAGGTCCGCGGCGGGCACAAGAACTTCGGGGCCGTGCACGCGCTGCGCGGCGTGGACCTCGTGGCCTGCGCGGGGGAGGTCACCGCGCTGGTCGGGGACAACGGCGCCGGCAAGTCGACGCTCATCAAGTGCGTCGCGGGCATCTACCCGTTCGACGCCGGCGAGGTGCTGTTCCAGGGCCGGCCGGCGCGGATCTCGGACCCCGCGGCGGCGAACGAGCTCGGCATCGAGGTCGTCTACCAGGACCTCGCGCTGTGCGACAACCTCGACATCGTCCACAACATGTTCCTGGGCCGGGAGCTCCGCAAGGGGATCCGCCTGGACGAGGACGCGATGGAGACCCGGGCCGCGCAGGTGCTGGCGTCGCTGTCGGTGCGGACCGTGCGGTCCATCCGGCAGCACGTCGCGAGCCTGTCCGGCGGGCAGCGGCAGACCGTGGCGATCGCCCGCGCCGTGCTGTGGAACTCCACGCTCGTGATCCTCGACGAGCCGACCGCGGCGCTCGGGGTCGCGCAGACCGAGCAGGTGCTGCAGCTCGTGCGCCGGCTCGCCGACGCCGGGCTCGCGGTGATCCTGGTCAGCCACAACATGAACGACGTGTTCGCGGTCGCGGACTCCATCTCGGTGCTCTACCTCGGGCAGACGGCCGCGCAGGTGCGGGCCGCCTCGACCAGCCGGGCCGAGATCATCGAGCTCATCACCAGCGG